A region of Deltaproteobacteria bacterium DNA encodes the following proteins:
- the secG gene encoding preprotein translocase subunit SecG, protein MEPLILVVHFIVCFFLIVVILLQAGKGADIGATFGAGSSQSLFGARGAATFLSKLTTTGALVFLLTSISLAAIHKGRSKTGGGESAVDNVPVEAPVEEAPAAPAPAERAPEAAPAEKPAGQ, encoded by the coding sequence ATTGAGCCGCTGATATTGGTGGTTCATTTTATCGTCTGTTTCTTCCTGATTGTGGTGATTCTGCTTCAGGCCGGAAAAGGGGCCGACATCGGCGCCACTTTCGGGGCGGGAAGTTCGCAAAGCCTTTTTGGCGCGCGGGGAGCGGCCACGTTTTTGTCGAAGCTCACGACAACCGGCGCCCTGGTCTTTTTGCTCACCTCCATTTCGCTGGCGGCCATTCACAAAGGGCGCTCAAAAACCGGCGGCGGCGAATCGGCGGTGGACAACGTTCCCGTGGAGGCGCCTGTGGAGGAGGCTCCTGCGGCGCCCGCCCCTGCTGAAAGAGCCCCCGAGGCGGCTCCGGCGGAAAAGCCGGCGGGGCAGTAG
- a CDS encoding triose-phosphate isomerase: MNHTVKEGLKFATRIQKDLPSEGQVEVVLCPPFTSLYSLSVALSEKPTVKLGAQNCHWEEKGAFTGEIGAAFLKELNCEYVIVGHSERRQLFHETDKEVCKKIAAVFANEMTPIFCIGETEDQRDKGKTAEVIERQLGEGLKEVFASSAPALVIAYEPVWAIGTGKNATPEQAQEVHEAIRRWFVRHFTASAAGQMRILYGGSVKPDNTAVLMKKPDIDGVLVGGASLEVDSFARIVNYT, translated from the coding sequence ATGAACCATACGGTAAAGGAGGGGCTCAAGTTCGCCACCCGCATCCAGAAAGATTTGCCGTCCGAGGGGCAGGTGGAAGTTGTCTTGTGCCCCCCCTTCACCTCTCTGTATTCGCTTTCGGTGGCGCTCTCCGAGAAGCCAACGGTCAAACTGGGGGCGCAAAATTGCCATTGGGAGGAGAAGGGGGCTTTTACCGGCGAGATCGGCGCGGCGTTTCTTAAAGAGCTGAACTGCGAGTATGTGATTGTGGGGCATTCGGAGCGGCGGCAGTTGTTTCACGAAACGGACAAAGAGGTTTGCAAAAAAATCGCGGCTGTTTTCGCCAATGAGATGACGCCGATTTTTTGCATCGGCGAGACGGAAGATCAGCGCGACAAGGGTAAAACAGCGGAGGTCATTGAAAGACAGCTGGGAGAAGGACTGAAAGAGGTTTTTGCCTCGTCGGCGCCCGCGCTGGTTATTGCCTATGAGCCGGTCTGGGCCATCGGGACGGGCAAAAACGCCACCCCCGAACAGGCCCAAGAGGTGCACGAGGCGATCCGCCGGTGGTTTGTGCGGCATTTCACGGCGTCTGCGGCGGGTCAGATGCGGATTCTGTACGGTGGATCGGTCAAACCCGACAACACTGCGGTTCTGATGAAAAAACCCGATATCGACGGGGTGTTGGTGGGGGGGGCCTCGCTTGAGGTTGACTCTTTTGCGCGGATTGTTAATTATACCTGA
- a CDS encoding phosphoglycerate kinase, with the protein MYQTIDQIAIEGKRVFIRVDYNVPLADGKIADDRRVQESLPTIGHAIGRKAKVILGSHLGRPKGVKDPKYSLLPVAEHLSALLDRDVFFPEDCVGDAVKKLSGDLREGEILLLENLRFHPEEEKNDPHFSRQLASLAEVYIGDAFGTVHRAHASTVGMVSYFKEKGVGFLVKKEVECLQGLLSNPKKPFLAIFGGAKVSDKIGVIENLMNHVSAFVIGGGMAYTFLKARGVDVGGSLVDEAKIHQAEKILKRAEIKGIEILLPVDSVLAAEIKPGSPSRTATNGEKWDGLKALDIGPQTIALFSAKVRLARTILWNGPMGVFEIPDFEKGTFEIARAVGEAGAVAVVGGGDSVSAIRKSGMADKMTHLSTGGGAMMEFLEGKPLPGLKVLEV; encoded by the coding sequence GTGTACCAAACCATCGATCAAATCGCCATCGAAGGGAAACGGGTCTTTATCCGCGTTGACTACAATGTCCCTTTGGCGGACGGCAAAATCGCCGATGACCGCCGGGTTCAGGAAAGCCTTCCCACGATCGGACATGCCATAGGGCGCAAGGCAAAAGTGATTCTCGGCTCTCATCTGGGCCGCCCCAAAGGGGTAAAAGATCCGAAATATTCGCTCCTTCCGGTTGCCGAACATCTGTCCGCTCTTCTCGATCGCGATGTTTTTTTTCCGGAGGACTGTGTCGGCGACGCCGTCAAGAAACTCTCCGGCGATCTGCGGGAGGGGGAAATCCTGCTTCTGGAAAATTTGCGCTTTCATCCGGAGGAGGAAAAAAATGACCCGCACTTTTCCAGACAGCTTGCCTCCCTTGCCGAGGTTTATATCGGCGATGCCTTTGGCACGGTTCATCGCGCGCATGCCTCCACGGTCGGGATGGTTTCTTATTTCAAGGAAAAGGGGGTTGGTTTTCTTGTCAAAAAGGAAGTTGAATGTCTGCAGGGTTTGCTTTCAAACCCCAAAAAACCCTTTTTGGCCATTTTTGGCGGGGCCAAGGTGTCGGATAAAATCGGGGTGATTGAAAATCTGATGAACCATGTGTCTGCCTTTGTCATCGGCGGCGGGATGGCTTACACCTTTTTAAAGGCGCGAGGGGTCGATGTCGGCGGGTCGCTCGTGGACGAGGCAAAAATCCACCAGGCGGAAAAAATCCTCAAGCGGGCCGAGATCAAGGGAATCGAAATTTTGCTCCCGGTCGATTCCGTTCTGGCCGCCGAAATAAAACCGGGGTCTCCCTCCCGCACCGCCACGAACGGTGAAAAGTGGGATGGATTGAAGGCGCTCGATATCGGCCCGCAGACAATCGCCCTTTTTTCCGCGAAGGTCCGTTTGGCCAGGACCATTCTTTGGAACGGCCCGATGGGGGTCTTTGAAATTCCCGATTTTGAAAAGGGAACGTTTGAAATCGCCCGCGCCGTCGGGGAGGCTGGGGCGGTGGCGGTTGTGGGCGGCGGCGATTCGGTTTCGGCCATCCGCAAATCAGGCATGGCGGACAAGATGACCCATCTCTCGACGGGAGGGGGAGCCATGATGGAATTTTTGGAAGGGAAGCCATTGCCCGGACTAAAGGTTCTGGAGGTATAA
- the gap gene encoding type I glyceraldehyde-3-phosphate dehydrogenase has protein sequence MSIRIGINGFGRIGRCIVRALLKGKTDLELIAINELGDLKTNVHLLKYDSVHGRLAVEVQAKEDSLVVDGREIRVTAHKNPAEIPWKNLGVDIVLECTGLFTDREKAGLHLAGGAKKVIISAPAKNPDLTVCAGINLNAYDPKNHHVVSNASCTTNCLAPVAKVLNDNFVIERALMTTIHSYTNDQRILDVAHDDLRRARSAALSQIPTKTGAAKAIGLVLPELKGKFDGMAIRVPTADVSCIDLVCDVAKETDEKEINAAFEKAANGELTGILGYSAEPLVSADYIGDPRSSIVDSLCTRVIDKKLVKVIAWYDNEMGFSHRMVDVTEYIGRTL, from the coding sequence ATGTCAATTCGCATCGGAATCAACGGATTTGGCCGCATCGGCCGCTGTATTGTCCGCGCACTGCTGAAAGGGAAAACCGATCTGGAATTGATTGCCATCAACGAGCTTGGCGATCTGAAAACCAACGTCCATCTCTTGAAGTACGACTCGGTGCATGGGCGGCTCGCGGTTGAAGTTCAGGCAAAGGAAGATTCTCTTGTTGTCGATGGACGCGAAATCAGGGTGACGGCCCACAAAAATCCGGCCGAAATCCCCTGGAAAAATCTCGGCGTTGATATTGTTCTTGAATGCACCGGCCTTTTTACCGACCGCGAAAAGGCAGGTCTCCATCTCGCCGGAGGGGCCAAAAAGGTCATCATCTCGGCGCCCGCAAAAAATCCCGATCTCACCGTTTGCGCCGGAATCAACCTCAATGCGTATGATCCAAAAAATCACCATGTTGTTTCCAACGCCTCGTGCACCACGAATTGTTTGGCGCCGGTGGCCAAGGTCTTGAACGACAATTTCGTCATCGAACGCGCGTTGATGACCACCATTCATTCCTACACGAACGATCAGCGGATTCTCGACGTGGCGCACGACGATCTTCGCCGGGCCCGTTCAGCCGCCCTGTCGCAGATTCCCACCAAGACGGGAGCCGCGAAGGCGATCGGCCTGGTCCTTCCCGAGTTGAAGGGAAAGTTTGACGGCATGGCCATTCGCGTCCCCACTGCCGATGTCTCGTGCATCGATCTTGTTTGCGATGTAGCCAAAGAGACGGACGAAAAGGAAATCAATGCGGCGTTCGAGAAGGCGGCCAACGGGGAATTAACGGGGATCCTCGGTTACAGTGCCGAGCCGCTGGTGTCGGCCGATTACATCGGCGATCCCCGTTCCTCCATCGTCGATTCCCTCTGCACCCGCGTCATCGACAAAAAGCTCGTGAAGGTTATTGCGTGGTACGACAATGAGATGGGCTTTTCCCACCGGATGGTGGATGTAACGGAGTATATCGGCAGGACGCTTTAA
- a CDS encoding type II toxin-antitoxin system RelE/ParE family toxin, translated as MKAFQVVWSEKAASDLRQIKNFISYDKPQAARSLIEKIKSRAERLTRFPQSGRIVPELSRNEIREIVVGNYRVIYKLSGRRVLILTVFEAHRTPLF; from the coding sequence ATGAAAGCCTTTCAAGTTGTCTGGTCGGAAAAAGCGGCTTCCGATTTGCGGCAAATCAAAAATTTCATCTCGTATGACAAGCCGCAGGCCGCCCGCTCTCTTATCGAAAAGATAAAATCAAGGGCTGAACGACTGACACGGTTTCCCCAATCGGGAAGGATCGTGCCTGAATTGTCGCGCAATGAAATTCGGGAGATAGTGGTCGGCAACTACCGTGTCATTTATAAACTTTCGGGGCGCCGTGTCCTGATTTTGACCGTTTTTGAGGCGCACCGGACGCCTCTTTTTTAG
- a CDS encoding type II toxin-antitoxin system Phd/YefM family antitoxin has protein sequence MSTLLNLEKGIVPLSRFRQSSKTYLKKMKASQEVLVLTQNGESAAVVLTPQSYQRLEYERALFMAIAQGEKDIAEGKTVSHKDLFDELLS, from the coding sequence ATGAGTACTTTACTGAATCTTGAAAAAGGGATTGTCCCCCTCTCGCGGTTTCGGCAGTCTTCCAAGACCTACCTCAAAAAAATGAAGGCCTCTCAAGAGGTTCTGGTTCTCACCCAAAACGGCGAAAGCGCGGCGGTGGTTTTGACGCCGCAGTCCTACCAGCGGTTGGAGTATGAAAGAGCCCTGTTTATGGCGATTGCGCAGGGGGAAAAAGACATCGCAGAGGGTAAAACCGTTTCCCACAAAGATCTTTTTGACGAACTTCTTTCATGA
- the leuC gene encoding 3-isopropylmalate dehydratase large subunit: MKKTLFDKIWENHVVKVLPDGATLLYIDRHLVHEVTSPQAFEGLRLAGRKVRQPELTVATMDHNVPTVDKRHITDPISKAQVETLEKNCRDFGVTLYGLESDKQGIVHVIGPELGLTLPGTTIVCGDSHTSTHGAFGALAFGIGTSEVEHVLATQCLVQTKPKTFRVTFNGKRANGVTAKDLILKLIGMIGTAGGTGHVLEYAGEAITSLSMEGRMTICNMSIEAGARAGLIAPDDTTFNYISSGNCQSGSDRPYAPKGKKLDEAIAFWKTLRTDEDAKYDRKITIDVSKMAPQVTWGTSPGMVTDVSSTVPQPDAVPGLTSTDVEKALQYMGLAPGQKITDLAVDVVFIGSCTNSRIEDLRAAAGIFKNRKVKSGVTTLIVPGSEQVARQAEREGLDKIFKEAGAQWRSAGCSMCLAMNPDKLQPKQRCASTSNRNFEGRQGKGGRTHLVSPQMAAAAAIEGHFVDIRTWK; this comes from the coding sequence ATGAAAAAAACCCTCTTCGATAAAATCTGGGAAAATCATGTTGTTAAGGTTCTTCCCGACGGCGCAACACTCCTCTACATCGACCGGCATCTGGTTCACGAAGTCACTTCCCCGCAGGCCTTTGAGGGCTTAAGACTTGCCGGGCGCAAGGTCCGACAGCCGGAACTGACCGTTGCCACGATGGATCATAATGTCCCGACGGTGGACAAAAGGCACATCACCGATCCCATTTCCAAGGCCCAGGTGGAAACGCTTGAAAAAAATTGCCGTGATTTTGGGGTGACTCTGTACGGACTGGAGAGCGACAAACAGGGGATTGTCCATGTGATCGGGCCGGAGTTGGGTCTCACTCTTCCGGGGACAACGATTGTTTGCGGCGACAGCCACACCTCGACCCATGGCGCTTTCGGAGCATTGGCCTTCGGTATCGGCACATCCGAAGTGGAACATGTGTTGGCCACGCAATGCCTGGTGCAGACAAAACCGAAAACGTTCCGCGTCACCTTCAACGGAAAACGGGCCAATGGTGTGACGGCGAAGGATTTGATCTTAAAACTGATCGGCATGATCGGCACCGCCGGAGGAACCGGCCATGTTCTCGAATATGCCGGTGAGGCCATTACCTCGCTTTCCATGGAAGGAAGAATGACCATCTGCAACATGAGCATTGAGGCGGGCGCCCGGGCCGGATTGATCGCCCCCGACGACACGACATTTAATTATATTTCGTCCGGCAACTGCCAGTCGGGCTCCGACCGCCCTTATGCCCCCAAAGGAAAAAAACTTGATGAGGCAATTGCCTTTTGGAAGACACTCCGCACCGATGAGGACGCCAAATACGACCGTAAGATTACCATCGATGTGTCGAAGATGGCTCCGCAGGTCACTTGGGGCACCAGCCCCGGCATGGTGACCGATGTATCATCGACTGTTCCGCAACCCGATGCTGTGCCTGGCTTGACCTCCACTGATGTTGAAAAGGCCCTCCAATATATGGGTCTGGCCCCTGGCCAGAAAATAACCGATCTCGCGGTGGATGTGGTCTTTATCGGAAGTTGTACGAACTCGCGGATCGAGGATTTACGGGCCGCCGCCGGTATTTTTAAAAACCGCAAGGTGAAATCGGGTGTGACCACGCTGATTGTTCCGGGGAGCGAACAGGTGGCCCGGCAGGCCGAACGCGAAGGATTGGACAAAATTTTCAAAGAGGCAGGCGCCCAGTGGCGCTCCGCCGGATGCAGTATGTGTCTGGCCATGAATCCCGACAAACTTCAGCCGAAGCAGAGGTGCGCTTCAACGTCAAACCGGAATTTTGAGGGGCGCCAGGGCAAAGGGGGACGGACGCATTTGGTCAGTCCGCAGATGGCGGCCGCGGCGGCTATCGAGGGACATTTTGTGGATATACGAACATGGAAGTAA
- the leuD gene encoding 3-isopropylmalate dehydratase small subunit, with translation MNSFTQHTGKIAVLNRANIDTDQIISKEFLKSIKKTGFGEHLFHDWRHKEDGRLNPDFELNQPRFKGASILIAGNNFGCGSSREHAVWAVLQYGFRVVIAPQKISGGQIIPGFADIFKNNSVKNGLLTIELKEEEVNELIQLVDAHEGLKATVDLPAQKIILQFANGHQAEGEREFSFQIDSGVKQHFLEGLDEIGRSLKYDKKIGEFEKKHNTQMG, from the coding sequence ATGAATTCATTCACCCAACACACCGGAAAAATAGCGGTCTTGAACCGCGCCAACATCGATACCGATCAGATCATCTCGAAGGAATTTCTGAAGTCGATCAAAAAAACCGGTTTTGGAGAGCATCTGTTTCACGATTGGCGGCACAAAGAGGACGGTCGCTTAAACCCCGATTTCGAACTCAATCAGCCTCGTTTTAAGGGGGCGTCCATTCTGATCGCGGGAAATAATTTCGGTTGCGGCTCGTCAAGGGAACACGCGGTCTGGGCCGTTTTACAATACGGCTTTCGCGTCGTCATCGCCCCGCAGAAAATTTCGGGCGGGCAGATTATTCCGGGCTTTGCCGATATTTTCAAAAACAACAGCGTCAAAAACGGTCTTTTGACCATCGAGCTTAAGGAAGAAGAGGTAAATGAGCTGATTCAACTGGTGGACGCTCATGAAGGTTTAAAAGCCACCGTCGATCTCCCCGCCCAAAAGATCATTCTGCAATTTGCCAACGGGCATCAGGCCGAGGGCGAGCGCGAATTTTCGTTTCAGATCGATTCCGGCGTGAAACAGCATTTTTTGGAAGGATTGGACGAAATCGGCCGGAGCCTGAAATACGACAAAAAAATCGGCGAATTTGAGAAGAAACACAACACACAAATGGGCTAA
- a CDS encoding outer membrane lipoprotein-sorting protein, with translation MRYLFFPIVLLVPSLSFSQSPSGYDIMKEQEKRNTGYHDEKSIGQMLLIGSHGEKTEREFEFRKLEKTGGVGDKSLIKFIKPADIQRTGLLSFQNKNRNDDQWLFLPAMGKTKRISGTGKSGSFVGSEFSYEDLIPPDIDKYSYRFIKEEGCSDGVCFIIEARPKFSDSAYSKTVSWIRMDNYQTIKVDFYDLKGRLLKTALFENLTLTNNRFWRPLKISVENHRNNKQTELMISGLKLDNGFKTSDFTQMALER, from the coding sequence ATGCGATACTTGTTTTTCCCGATCGTTTTATTGGTGCCTTCGTTGAGCTTCTCCCAATCCCCTTCCGGATACGACATCATGAAGGAGCAGGAAAAAAGAAACACCGGCTATCACGACGAGAAATCAATCGGTCAAATGCTGTTGATCGGGTCGCATGGAGAAAAAACCGAGAGGGAATTTGAATTTCGGAAGCTGGAAAAAACAGGGGGCGTGGGAGACAAGTCGCTCATCAAATTCATCAAGCCGGCGGACATCCAGCGAACGGGGCTTTTAAGTTTTCAAAACAAAAACCGGAATGATGACCAGTGGCTCTTTCTTCCCGCCATGGGAAAGACAAAGCGGATTTCCGGAACGGGGAAAAGCGGCAGTTTTGTCGGCTCGGAATTCAGCTATGAGGATTTGATCCCGCCGGACATCGACAAGTATTCTTATCGGTTTATCAAAGAAGAGGGATGCAGTGATGGGGTATGCTTTATCATCGAGGCCCGCCCCAAATTTTCCGATTCCGCCTATTCCAAAACCGTCTCGTGGATCCGAATGGACAATTATCAGACGATCAAAGTTGACTTTTATGATCTTAAAGGGCGCCTTTTAAAAACCGCCCTCTTCGAAAATCTCACGCTCACCAACAATCGGTTCTGGCGGCCACTCAAAATTTCGGTGGAAAATCACCGGAACAACAAACAGACCGAACTGATGATCAGCGGCCTCAAACTCGACAACGGTTTTAAGACATCCGACTTTACGCAGATGGCGCTGGAGAGGTAA